A DNA window from Actinomadura luzonensis contains the following coding sequences:
- a CDS encoding taurine ABC transporter substrate-binding protein, whose amino-acid sequence MRLRFLLSFVLVAALAACGDGTASRGGGGAAANRIRLAYQAFPSGDLVVKNNKWLEEALPGYRIEWTKFDSGASINTAFVAGSVDIAAIGSSPVARGLSAPLNIPYQVAFVLDVAGDNEALVARNGSGVTSIEGLRGKKVATSFASTAHYSLLAALDRAGVRESELTVVDLEPQDILASWTRGDIDAAYTWLPTLKELKKNGKVLIASRELATAGKPTLDLGVVSTAFLKAHPDAVDAWRKAEARALQLIADDRAAAAAAVAAELNLTEQDAEEQLGQGVFLKPADLASPEWLGTPDKPGALADSLVSAARFLKDQQKIDAVPDLATVRAAVYTEGLPDVLAP is encoded by the coding sequence ATGCGTCTGAGATTCCTGCTGTCCTTCGTGCTGGTCGCGGCCCTGGCCGCCTGCGGCGACGGCACCGCGTCCCGGGGAGGCGGCGGCGCGGCGGCGAACCGCATCCGCCTCGCCTACCAGGCCTTCCCCAGCGGCGACCTCGTCGTCAAGAACAACAAGTGGCTGGAGGAGGCCCTGCCCGGCTACCGGATCGAGTGGACGAAGTTCGACTCGGGCGCCAGCATCAACACCGCCTTCGTGGCCGGCAGCGTGGACATCGCCGCCATCGGCTCCAGCCCGGTCGCGCGCGGCCTGTCGGCGCCGCTGAACATCCCGTACCAGGTGGCGTTCGTGCTGGACGTGGCCGGCGACAACGAGGCCCTGGTCGCCAGGAACGGCAGCGGCGTGACGTCGATCGAGGGCCTGCGCGGCAAGAAGGTCGCCACCTCGTTCGCCTCGACCGCCCACTACAGCCTGCTGGCCGCGCTCGACCGGGCCGGCGTCCGCGAGTCGGAGCTGACCGTCGTCGACCTCGAACCGCAGGACATCCTGGCCTCCTGGACGCGCGGCGACATCGACGCCGCCTACACCTGGCTGCCCACCCTGAAGGAGCTGAAGAAGAACGGCAAGGTGCTGATCGCCAGCCGCGAGCTGGCCACGGCCGGCAAGCCCACGCTGGACCTCGGCGTCGTCTCCACCGCCTTCCTCAAGGCGCACCCGGACGCGGTGGACGCCTGGCGCAAGGCCGAGGCCAGGGCCCTGCAGCTCATCGCCGACGACCGCGCCGCGGCCGCCGCCGCCGTGGCCGCCGAGCTGAACCTCACCGAGCAGGACGCCGAGGAGCAGCTCGGCCAGGGCGTCTTCCTCAAGCCCGCCGACCTGGCCTCCCCCGAATGGCTCGGCACGCCGGACAAGCCCGGCGCGCTGGCCGACAGCCTCGTCAGCGCCGCGCGCTTCCTCAAGGACCAGCAGAAGATCGACGCCGTACCCGACCTGGCGACCGTCCGGGCCGCCGTCTACACCGAGGGTCTGCCCGATGTCCTCGCCCCCTGA
- a CDS encoding ABC transporter ATP-binding protein translates to MSSPPESAVQVRDVVHVYGTGAGAVTALGPISLDVPRGSFLVIVGASGCGKSTLLRLIAGFERPAQGEVRTAGARPVPGSGAGIVFQQPRLFPWKSVGGNVELALRYAGVPREQRARRVPELLDRVGLRDVTHRRTWQLSGGQQQRVAIARALAGDDPLLLLDEPFAALDALTRERLQEDLRRVSGRTGRTSVFVTHSVEEAVFLGSRVVVLTSRPGRIALDLDIPLPRTGLEPDELRALPEYAALRAAVSHAVRDAAG, encoded by the coding sequence ATGTCCTCGCCCCCTGAGAGCGCCGTCCAGGTGCGGGACGTCGTGCACGTGTACGGGACCGGCGCCGGCGCGGTGACCGCGCTCGGCCCGATCTCGCTGGACGTCCCCCGGGGCTCGTTCCTGGTCATCGTCGGCGCCTCCGGCTGTGGCAAGAGCACGCTGCTGCGCCTGATCGCCGGCTTCGAGCGGCCGGCCCAGGGCGAGGTGCGGACCGCCGGCGCCCGGCCGGTGCCGGGCAGCGGCGCCGGGATCGTCTTCCAGCAGCCCCGGCTGTTCCCCTGGAAGAGCGTGGGCGGCAACGTCGAGCTGGCGCTGCGCTACGCCGGCGTCCCCCGCGAGCAGCGCGCCCGCCGGGTGCCGGAGCTGCTGGACCGGGTCGGCCTGCGCGACGTGACCCACCGCCGGACCTGGCAGTTGTCCGGCGGGCAGCAGCAGCGCGTGGCGATCGCCAGGGCGCTGGCCGGCGACGACCCGCTGCTGCTGCTCGACGAGCCGTTCGCGGCCCTGGACGCGCTCACCCGCGAGCGGCTGCAGGAGGACCTGCGCCGGGTCAGCGGCCGGACCGGGCGCACCTCCGTGTTCGTCACCCACAGCGTGGAGGAGGCGGTCTTCCTCGGCAGCCGCGTCGTCGTGCTCACCAGCCGGCCCGGCCGGATCGCCCTCGACCTCGACATCCCCCTCCCCCGCACCGGCCTGGAGCCCGACGAGCTCCGCGCCCTGCCCGAGTACGCGGCCCTGCGGGCCGCCGTCAGCCATGCCGTCCGCGACGCCGCCGGATGA